TCGGTGAAAGTAACTTCCACCCCCGCCGCCAAAATTCCTTTCCCCCGGTGAAGCTGAGTGAAGCACAGCCCTACGTAGGGAAAGGGCACCCTACGGCTTCTCCTCTACACTCCCGGGAAAGTAGTTAGCATCAAAGCAATGCTTATCATGACAGCCATGGACATTGGGGATAGTGAGTAATTGGCTAATCAATCTCCAGAGGCCGGATTAACCGTAAATGTCGTAAATTAAAAACCTGATGATCACTCAATGAGGTCCATGGCAAAGAAAGATATAGGGGGAAAAGCTATAAGGAGGAAAAAGGTCAGTATTGACCTGTCCATTGTATTTTTTGCCTTTTTGTATTTTACGTCATGCTCCCCTGATGAATCAGTAAGTGAGTTAAAGCTTAAATATGTCTATGGAGATTTAACTGACAATCAGGAAATACAGCATATATACGACTCTGTCTATATTTATATGAGTGAGGTGGGTGAATACAAAATAAATTCAAATGAGGCCTTAAATACTCAAAGAGAAATCCCTTTTACTTTTCAGGCAACTGATTCAGGGTGGTATTACAATGAATTGTTTTTCAGTAAAAATCTAAAATATTTAGATACAATAATTATTACAGATGACAGGCTGGGTAACGTAAAGATAGTTTCACAGGGTAAAAAAGCATTGCCAGTCATGGGGCAAAGTATTAGCGGCGATAGCTTTTACTTAATTTTTAGCGAAAGGTCTAAAAAAGAATATCATATCTATGACAGAGAGTTGTTGTTTTCTGCTAAATACGATATTGTCGTATATGACAAACTGCTGGAAAGAGCGAGGATTATGGCAATAGATAGTTTAGGAGGATCATGATTTAACATTGAGAAGGCGTGAAGGAGTCATTAGTTATTTACGATACTAGAACTCATAATGAATAGAAAAGTACCGAATCTGTTAACTAGCGTGCTACTATTGCTAATAGTAGTCAGTCTTTGCTGCTGTACATCTGAGAAAAGAGTAATGGTCACATATCACGAAAATAGTAAGCCAAAAACCATTGGCTATATGAAGGGAAATGATAAAACCGGTACTTGGTATGAATTTAAAAGAAATGGTGAATTGTTTCTCATACTGAATTACAACTCAGGTAAGGTAAGCGGAATTGCCCAGGAATACTTTAAAGGGTACTTGATCGGAGAATACTTATTTGACGATGGGCTTATGGATGGAGTTGCCAAAGCATACTATCCCTCAGGTAGAGTAATTTCAAATGTCGAAAGCTTTGAAAAAGGGAAATCCCGTGGGATTAATTTATATTTCGATTCGGTTGGCATAGTAAAAGAAATTAGTGTGAATGATAGTGTTTTCTATAATTCACATAACATTACAGAGTAAGTGTAAATGAAGCACAGTGGATAGCCCAAGCTCCCAGGAAAATCCGCTTACTGTTTTTGATTCTTCTATCGTATTTGACAGTGGCCTTCAGCCAGCGTAGTTTAGCTTTGGAGCAATGTCACTATAGGCATTCTACACTCCTAAGCCCATAAGTCCTGATACAAACATAAAATCTGGTACCTTTAGGCTAAATGATATTGATTCCTACCGCTACCCTTTTGAAGTAGAACTAATTTTTAAGGACTCTGCTAATACATATAAAGCAAAATAACATGTTGCAAATTTGTGTAGGCCTCACGCACCCCAATAAGTTTAAAGGTAAAATACGTGATATTAAGCTTCTTAGCCCCCTAAATAACTGGACAATGAATTCTACAAGTTAACTTTACTAACTTGTATCTCAAATGAAACGAAGACACTGGACCGCTGAACAGAAGCTTCAGATTCTTTTAGAAGCAGAAAAGGAAGGCATTACAGCCACCATCCGCAAGCACGGTATCTATAGCAATACTTTCTATCAATGGAAGGAAAAGTATGATACTGGTGGCATAGATGCCCTAGCCAGCAAGCATTATAAAGTAGACCCTGAGCTTAAGCGCTTGCAAAAGGAAAACCAGCAGTTAAAAGAGATGCTGGCTGAAAAAGAGCTGGCCCTGCGCATTAAAGAAGAGCTTTTAAAAAAAAGCACTGCCAAAAAGCGTACAGGCTCATGATTGCTCAAAAGTATATTAACCTGGGTTATGCTACATATAAAGTGCTGCCTTTATGTGGCCTGAGTAGAAGCTCTTATTACTATCAATCCAAGACAGGCAAGAGAGGGCGTAAAGTAAGCCAACATACCCTGAGCTATGATGGTATTCTTTACAGCAATGCCTATGTGCTGGAGCGGATCGAATGGCTCTTAAGCCAGGAGTTTATTGATTATGGTTATGAGAAGGTAGCGGCCTGGTTGAAAAACACCGAAAGGCTCGTTATCAACGAGAAAAAAGTTTATCGGCTCATGAAGCAGGCTCGCTTGCTCAGTCAGCGCATTAGGCGCAACAAACGTGGCAAACGCATTGCTCAGGATCTTCTTCCTAGCCCGGAAGCAGCTTTTCAATGCCTGCAGACCGATATCAAGTATATCTATATTCACGGTCAGCATCGTAATGCGCTGCTAATTACCGTATTGGATGTATACTCCCGGGGAGTATTAGGCTACAGGTTGGCCTGGAGCGTGACCAAGCACCAGGTGATCGAACTAATGAAAGAAATACTTTACCATTACCAGTTACCTGAAAAAGCAACCTTACGAACCGATAACGGTAGTCAGTTTGAGGCAGGGCTATTTCGGGAATACCTAAAGGAAATGGCCATCGAGCATGAGTTCACGCATGTAGCTACACCGCAGGAGAACTGCTATATTGAGTCCTTTCATTCCATCATAGAAAGCGCCGTATGCTCAAAATATGAGTTCGAGGACCTGCAGGAAGCAAAGGAGACCTTCAATCGCTTTATGAACTTTTACAACCACGAGCGTCTACATGGCAGCCTTGGAAAACAAGCGCCCAGTCAGTTCCTTAAAAGAACAAACAGCGCCAAGAAACTACGTAACTTGCCACTGGAACAGACAACAGATGGTAAGCTAAAACTAACAACTCAACTTGTAGAATCTTAGTCCTATTTTTAAGGGGTTAGGACATAAGAAGTACTCTCTAACCCCGTATAGAGAATCCCATGTTAAAGAATTATCAGAGTAAAAGGCCTGAATCTATGGCTATTGTTTCGCCCCTTATAAGGTTTATTTTACTCATATTCACTGCTCTTTTCATGCCAAAAAGAATCTAACACTTCCTGGTACTATCATTACACCATTGAAGTGGATCAGATGCGTTGGAGCAAAGAAAAAGTAGTAGCTATTGAAAATAATAAGGATCAATTGGTTTATCAGTATGACGATGGATGCAAGGAAATATATTATCTGAGAGAAGGAACCTTAGCGTCGCTTACATCAGAAAGTGATACTGTTAATTTGGTTTTCGATATCCAGCTAAAGGTTTTCGTCAACGATAAGGAGTTCATCATATCTATCTACCAAGGCCATAGCCCTGCTGCCGATGCAAAATGCGAGTACTATTACTGTAAAGAATACGGAGTGATTTATAAAAGACATACGGTCTGGCCTTCCTATTCCATACTTAAATCTGATACTGGAATGGTCCATGCCTTGGTTCAGGCCGTTGTGCATATCTCAAATGATTCAAGTGAATCCATTGAATACGAATTAGAAAAGACCTTAGATAGACAGATAGAAGAAGATTTTTGATTGCCTAACAGTAGTTAGTTACAATAAGGTTAAATAATAAAGGCCACAGAATTGAGGGCGGTTATTCTCCTATTCATCCTTCCGCTTGCCTATAGTCATCGCACGGATTATCCTAAATAAGCTGATAGCGTATTCGCACCCCAGCCCGCAAAACTCCTTTCCCCCGCTGAAGTTAAACGAAGCGCAACTCTATGTAGGGAAAGGGAGCCTTACCACTGTCTCATCTATACCCCAGAGTATATTCTATTCAACGCCTTCATTAGCTAATCCCTAACTAGGCCAGTCCCATCGGGACGCAGGCTATGTAGCCCAACAAAACACAATTAACCCCAAGTGCCATAGGCACGCAGCCTACCCTCCGGGTGAAAGTAAATCGCACCTCTGCCCGCAAAATTCCTTTCCCCCGCTAAAGTTTAATGAAGCACCCTGCTACTTAGGGAAAGGTGGCCGCGGTAGTATGCATACGTACCCAAGAAAGTAACTTCGAAGAGATGAAGTCACTTTTCCTCAAAAGTTACCTCGCGGCCGGAAAGGGTGTCTAACAACTGTTCCATCTATTTCCCCTGAGTGTATACTATTCTACAGATTCTCTTTATTAAGGGGTTAGGACAAAAAACAATAAGGCAAATCACCTGCAGGATTAAATGCTCTTGATACATCAGACCTTAGCCCTATGATAGCTGTGCTAAAAAGAGATACCGCAGCTATTAAGTAAGGGCAGCTCTTTAAAATATAAGCATACCCGCTTCCTTATTATTTTCCAACCCTCCGCAGGTATGCATAGCCCATATAGCTGGGTGTTCTGGCCCGGATGACAGTATCTGTATGCTCCATTACATCAAATTCATAATAGTGGCTGTTTAGAAACCCTTCCAGTTTATTTTCCTCACGGCTGAAAAAGTTGCGCGTAAGACTATCGTTATACATAATTCGGGAGTCTTTTACCTGCATCAGCAGCGTACGGTCCTTGTATCTGTATGGCCCCGCTTCGCTAGTACTAAAACTCAGAATAATAGTGTCCTTACTTCCGTACAGAGCCGCCTCTTCAGTGCTAGTGAGCTTAAAGTACCGGTCCAGGTATAGCACCATTTCCGATTTATAGCTGTATTTCACCAGGGGGTTCGTAAGAGTAGTGCTGTCCAGCCTGAATTCATTAAAGATTATTTCGGCTGGATAGTCTATTTCCATTTCCCATTTACCCGTTATCTTTTTTTCCTCTTCGCAGGCTGTAAACCAGAGGAGCATATAAAGGCATACAACCAATAGCCTCATAGCAGATTACTTTTTCATCAATTTAAGATTTCCAATCACCACCGGCTTCTCTATCGCCATTACCATATCATTTACAGGCTTATCCGCAGCATAGTGAGGCTGGTATTTATCCGCGGGTTTTTGAAACTTCCAGCGGGTATACACTTTGCGGATGCCCGTCGGGTAAATCGTAAGCGTGCCCTCCTTATCCACCTTTAGGCGTAGGAAGTGCTTAAAGTGTGGGTTTGGCTGGCAGGCCAGTACCTCATTCGCATGCACACCCTTCTTGCCGTTCTTTTTCGGTATCAGAAAGTTAGCCAGTAACAGGTAAATGCCGAAGAGCGTACCCGCCAAAAAGCCGCCGATAAGGAGCATCTCGATAAAGAAAAGTAGTATCTGAAGAGGAGCCTCCACAGCCAGCCCCAGGGCCCGGATGTTTAACTGGCTAAAAGCCCACATCAGGCTTACGATCAGTATCAGATGCAATAGAGTATGAGTCAGCCCCATCAATACCTTCACCACCGTACGCTGATGATGAGCAAAACCTGTCAAGCCCGCCAGCAGCACCAGACCCAATATGATCGCCGCAATGTTATGCGGAAACAGGTTAATTACATACCAGAACACCTCCCATCCATTGGCCGCATATGATAGCTCCCATAGCATCGTGTTTTCCATCAGTCCACCCGTCCCCGTATGCTCATGTCCCGCGTACTTTGAGCTGCCCTGCAGCAGCCACGCAAATATCACATAGATTGCCCCGAACAGCAGGCTGAACCCCTTATTCAGCCAGGCCATTTTCAGCGCCCCCATCGTTAGTTTTTGTGAGTCCGCTGTATAGGGGAACAGGCTCTTCTTACCTGTTTCCGGATTCTTTTTGAGTGTGTAATGCTCACTCACTACCTTCCGGTTTTTCCAGTCATACGCCGGTGTCTTAAAGCTCTCCGGTAGCTGGTGACTAGGGTAAAGGTACGCACCGCCACCCCCAGCTATGAACCGCTGTTTGCCCGTACCCTCCATTTCATACCGGGCATACGTGTGCAGGTCACCCGCCAGCCCCACCTTTAGCGTATGGCCATAGCCCGTGATCGTGTTTTTTTCAAAATACTCCAGGTTCTTGTATGCCTCCTCACCGTCATCATCTGTAAAAACCCACGTAGGCTCTGCCGTGCACAGTATAATATTGCAAGGGCCTTCTTTTTCCGCACTTTGCTCCGCTATCGAGCGAAAGTAGTTCATCTGCGGCAGGTCTATGTCCGAGGCCAGTTGCACATCTATCCCCCATATCCACCAGTTGCCCGGCAGCCGTATCGCAAAATAGCTCCGCTTCTGCCGCGTCTTCCAGCCACCTATCCAGCGGTCCTGGCAAAACAGTCGCATAAAGCTCGTAAGCCCGTCATACCAGTCATGGTTTCCCGGTATGGCAAACAGCGCCGGTGCCTTTGTCTCATCTTTTACAAAAGGCAGCGCCGAGCGGTACGGGCCCTCCATCCGGTTCTTATACTCCTCCCGCGTAGCCGTAGGGTACACCTGGTCGCCCCCCATTATCAGCACATCGCCGCGGCGTGTCTTCTCTCCGCCAATGTCCAGCCCCTCCTCCGCCAGCGCCCTTGCCACCGTGTACGTCGCATTAAAGCCATCCCCCAGATCTGCCACATAGTCAAAATACACCTCATCACGGTGAGAGAGGTCATACACCTCGCTCAGGGCCACATGGTGGTCTCGTGCCTCATCCTTCATCTCTTTCCCCTGCAGCTTACGCGAGCTTACATCAGCCCGCAAAGCCTGCACCTCGCGCCAGTCCGCATACGCTCCGAAGAGCGAGGACAGCAGCGCCTTTATCCCCGCACGCACCAGTTCCCCCGGGCTCATCCATTTCACCATGGGTTTTCTCACAAACCCCGTATCAGTTTCTTTTTCAGGTATATCAGGTAAGGTAGAGGACATATTTTTTTCTGTTTACCGGTTCAATTAAGTAATAAGCGCGCATATACCTCCCATAGGTTGCCCATAAACAGCTTCCCAAAACGTGTAAGTGCTGCCGTGCGGTCACTCAGAGTAGGGCCTGTCGTGCGGAAGGTCGTTAATTGCTTCAAAAAATCCGTCAGGTGAATCCGTAAGATCCCCGAAGCCAGTATCTCCGCTGCCAGTTCTTCCTCCTCCCTCACATGGCCCTTTCGTATGCGGGTAAAGAGCGTCGTGGTGTCCTCCCAGGCATCAAACCCCGGGTCATCCTTTATTTCCTTAAAGCCGCTCAGCGTAAACGCCTCACCCGCCTCATTTCTAAGAAAAAGACGGTACTGCATCTGCTTTATGCGCGGGTCACCCTTATCCGTAAAGAGGTTAAACCAGCCCTCTTCCACACCCGCCCGTCCGCCAGTCATATCGCTTTCCACATACCCTCTGGCTATTGCGCTGTGATCCGGCTGCGTTACAAAGCGGTTTACCCCCTGTATGTCTATCGTCAGGCGAAACATCAGCCTGTTTCCGTTTCTTTTTCCTTCCCGGTAAGCCTTATCATAGTCATGCTCCACTCCGGATATGAAGCCCTTCATTTCCTCAGTAAACTCCAGCGTCGTCTGCGCCTCATGCACCTCCACCGGAGCATCCGGTTTTTCTATGGTCAGTGCCATGTTCCGCTGAGCACACCACTCACGGGCCGCTTTCACCCCCGCATTTACCGCCTCATGCACCCGGTCCTGGCTAAAGTTGATCAGGTAGTGCATGCTCACTTCCGATTCCAGCAGGTGCACCTTTATATGCCGGCCAAATTCGCCCGGCTTGCCTGCCGCGATAGCTTCGTTATTCCGGTCAATTCGGTCCAGCATCCGCCGGAAGTGCCCGTTGGCACTCGTTTCGATGATCTGGAAGTACTGGTTTACAAAACCCGGGTGGTACTCATCCAGCGTGCTCACTGTCCATATCACCCACAGTTCGTCCGCACACCGTGCGATCGCCTCCTCCATATTTGCGTCCGTGATGAACACCGAGTCTATGTATGTCTCATTTTCCATACGCACCGGCGGAAACCACATTGGGAGCGATATACACGATATCAGCTTGTCCTCCGTCATCTCATCTGGCGTCCAGGTAGCCAGTTTGTGGCGGCTGAAGTTATAGGCGTTAAATGTCGCCTCGTGCTCCGAGGCCCTTATTTTGCTCCAGTCCAGTTGCCAGCCTCCCAGCACCTTTTCCCGGAAGCGGTTCAGCTCAAACAAGCTATCTGCATAAAACAGCTTAGCGTACTCCGTAAAGTTAAATTCTATCGCACCCAGCGGGTTATAGTTTCGCCAGTTATCAGCCATCTGTGTCCCCGTCATCCCCTGGCAGTACATAGCCAGGTTCAGGCAGCCCCCGCTGCACCCGTCTGCCAGATCAAACGTCAGTCCCGCCTCGTCCATCCACACCTGCAGCACACCAGCCTGAAAAGCCACCTTCATGCCTCCCCCTGCCAGTATCAGCGCCTTTTTATTCGTTTCGTTGCTCATTTTCTGTTTTTGGATTTATATTTTTCAATGATACTATCAGCCGACCTGTCCGCCACCGCCGCTATCGTCAGCGCCGGGTTCGGTCCGCTTGGCCCGGGCAGTATCGAGCCATCCGTCACATACAGCTTATCGTAGTTAAATACCTCCCCATAGCTGTCCACCACCCCTTCCTCACAGCTACGGCCCATCGGGCAGCCCCCCAGCGGGTGCACCGTGATCACCCGCTTCAGCATCCAGGTAGGATTCACAATGAACTTACCGTCCAGGGCCCTAGCCATGTCCTTCATCGTCTTTTTCAGCGAGTCAAAGTAAGTCTGGCTCGTTTTTATGTGCCAGTCATTTACCAGGCGCGGCACCCCCCGTTTGTCCTTCACTATGTTCAGTGTCCCATCAGGGAAGTCCCGCCCCATCCCCAGCAGCGGCACCGTGGTTGAGGAGAGGCGGCCCCCGATAAATTCCTGTATCTCCGAGCTAAAGTTTGTATCCCCTATAAGGCGGCGCATGACCAGGCTTTTCATCAGCCTTATCGTCCGCTTCACCGTAGCCAGCGTATTCACCGACTCCGCCACCCAACTCAGAAAGCTCGGGTAGCCGGCATCCTGCAGGTAAAAGCCCCGGCCCTCACTACCGTCCTCGTCCAGGCTATCCCCCTTCCGTATCGTCGTCGTGATCACCGGGCCATGATTTGGGTTCAGCACCCGCGGACCATACATGCCCGTTTCGCTGTTCTTCTGTTTGGCATCGAAAATGAAAGACAGCAGGTCACCGTTTCCACAGAAGCGCGATCCCAGCCGCTTGCTGACTTCGGGCAGTGCCTCCCGGTTTTTCAGCATCAGGTACGTTGAGCCCAGCGCCCCCGCCGCCAGTATCAGCCGGTCCGCCTGCATCCGGTGCAGCGGCATGTCCCTCGTATTAGACGGCTTCCCCGCCATATCCAGGTCATGCTTTACGTATGTGACCTCATAGCCTCCCTGGTATGGCGTAAAGCTCCGTACCTCAT
This is a stretch of genomic DNA from Roseivirga sp. BDSF3-8. It encodes these proteins:
- a CDS encoding transposase, giving the protein MKRRHWTAEQKLQILLEAEKEGITATIRKHGIYSNTFYQWKEKYDTGGIDALASKHYKVDPELKRLQKENQQLKEMLAEKELALRIKEELLKKSTAKKRTGS
- a CDS encoding IS3 family transposase; amino-acid sequence: MIAQKYINLGYATYKVLPLCGLSRSSYYYQSKTGKRGRKVSQHTLSYDGILYSNAYVLERIEWLLSQEFIDYGYEKVAAWLKNTERLVINEKKVYRLMKQARLLSQRIRRNKRGKRIAQDLLPSPEAAFQCLQTDIKYIYIHGQHRNALLITVLDVYSRGVLGYRLAWSVTKHQVIELMKEILYHYQLPEKATLRTDNGSQFEAGLFREYLKEMAIEHEFTHVATPQENCYIESFHSIIESAVCSKYEFEDLQEAKETFNRFMNFYNHERLHGSLGKQAPSQFLKRTNSAKKLRNLPLEQTTDGKLKLTTQLVES
- a CDS encoding metallophosphoesterase produces the protein MSSTLPDIPEKETDTGFVRKPMVKWMSPGELVRAGIKALLSSLFGAYADWREVQALRADVSSRKLQGKEMKDEARDHHVALSEVYDLSHRDEVYFDYVADLGDGFNATYTVARALAEEGLDIGGEKTRRGDVLIMGGDQVYPTATREEYKNRMEGPYRSALPFVKDETKAPALFAIPGNHDWYDGLTSFMRLFCQDRWIGGWKTRQKRSYFAIRLPGNWWIWGIDVQLASDIDLPQMNYFRSIAEQSAEKEGPCNIILCTAEPTWVFTDDDGEEAYKNLEYFEKNTITGYGHTLKVGLAGDLHTYARYEMEGTGKQRFIAGGGGAYLYPSHQLPESFKTPAYDWKNRKVVSEHYTLKKNPETGKKSLFPYTADSQKLTMGALKMAWLNKGFSLLFGAIYVIFAWLLQGSSKYAGHEHTGTGGLMENTMLWELSYAANGWEVFWYVINLFPHNIAAIILGLVLLAGLTGFAHHQRTVVKVLMGLTHTLLHLILIVSLMWAFSQLNIRALGLAVEAPLQILLFFIEMLLIGGFLAGTLFGIYLLLANFLIPKKNGKKGVHANEVLACQPNPHFKHFLRLKVDKEGTLTIYPTGIRKVYTRWKFQKPADKYQPHYAADKPVNDMVMAIEKPVVIGNLKLMKK
- a CDS encoding patatin-like phospholipase family protein, which codes for MSNETNKKALILAGGGMKVAFQAGVLQVWMDEAGLTFDLADGCSGGCLNLAMYCQGMTGTQMADNWRNYNPLGAIEFNFTEYAKLFYADSLFELNRFREKVLGGWQLDWSKIRASEHEATFNAYNFSRHKLATWTPDEMTEDKLISCISLPMWFPPVRMENETYIDSVFITDANMEEAIARCADELWVIWTVSTLDEYHPGFVNQYFQIIETSANGHFRRMLDRIDRNNEAIAAGKPGEFGRHIKVHLLESEVSMHYLINFSQDRVHEAVNAGVKAAREWCAQRNMALTIEKPDAPVEVHEAQTTLEFTEEMKGFISGVEHDYDKAYREGKRNGNRLMFRLTIDIQGVNRFVTQPDHSAIARGYVESDMTGGRAGVEEGWFNLFTDKGDPRIKQMQYRLFLRNEAGEAFTLSGFKEIKDDPGFDAWEDTTTLFTRIRKGHVREEEELAAEILASGILRIHLTDFLKQLTTFRTTGPTLSDRTAALTRFGKLFMGNLWEVYARLLLN
- a CDS encoding GMC oxidoreductase, whose protein sequence is MSVEKFDAVIVGSGFGGSVMAYRLADAGMRVCLLERGRAYPPGSFPRTPSGMKQNFWDPSEGLFGLFDLWSFKKIEAMVSSGLGGGSLIYANVLLRKDEKWFVKEDLAKGGYEHWPISRQDLNPHYDRVEKMMGTARYPFHQEPYNETLKTGAFIEAADKLNLNWHHPPLAVTFGNEGEAPETGEPIGEAHRNLHNKTRYTCTLCGECDLGCNYGSKNTLDFNYLSEAKRLGADIRTLHEVRSFTPYQGGYEVTYVKHDLDMAGKPSNTRDMPLHRMQADRLILAAGALGSTYLMLKNREALPEVSKRLGSRFCGNGDLLSFIFDAKQKNSETGMYGPRVLNPNHGPVITTTIRKGDSLDEDGSEGRGFYLQDAGYPSFLSWVAESVNTLATVKRTIRLMKSLVMRRLIGDTNFSSEIQEFIGGRLSSTTVPLLGMGRDFPDGTLNIVKDKRGVPRLVNDWHIKTSQTYFDSLKKTMKDMARALDGKFIVNPTWMLKRVITVHPLGGCPMGRSCEEGVVDSYGEVFNYDKLYVTDGSILPGPSGPNPALTIAAVADRSADSIIEKYKSKNRK